The proteins below come from a single Paraburkholderia flagellata genomic window:
- a CDS encoding septal ring lytic transglycosylase RlpA family protein, with product MIRKTRHIRLAIMMSAAAVLAGCARNPLAHNSKVTAPRNDSGSNDHPESEHPGAVSPETSRDSALGQRVFRQSGVASWYGRAFNGRRTANGERFNTNAMTAAHRTLPLGSYVRVTLERTGKSVTVRINDRGPFCSHRIIDLSYAAASALGIQRTGTGRVVVEAVGSTTLFQAKSRKGESQRLG from the coding sequence GTGATCAGAAAGACGCGTCATATCAGGTTGGCCATCATGATGTCTGCGGCGGCTGTGCTGGCCGGCTGCGCGCGGAACCCCCTGGCCCACAATTCGAAGGTCACGGCACCGCGCAATGACTCTGGAAGCAACGATCATCCGGAATCCGAACATCCGGGCGCCGTTTCTCCTGAAACGTCGCGCGACAGCGCACTGGGACAACGCGTGTTCCGCCAGTCGGGCGTTGCCTCGTGGTATGGACGCGCGTTTAACGGTCGTCGCACGGCAAACGGCGAGCGCTTCAACACGAACGCCATGACCGCCGCGCACAGAACCTTGCCGCTCGGTTCGTATGTGCGAGTGACACTTGAGCGTACTGGAAAATCCGTCACCGTCCGTATCAACGATCGCGGACCGTTTTGCTCCCATCGAATCATCGATCTTTCATACGCTGCGGCATCCGCATTGGGGATACAGAGAACAGGAACGGGTCGCGTCGTAGTCGAAGCGGTTGGTTCGACGACTCTATTCCAGGCCAAATCGCGAAAAGGCGAAAGTCAGAGGCTTGGCTAA
- a CDS encoding GlxA family transcriptional regulator — protein MSDTLATAVSFDAAPKERIRFGIVLLPNFTLTAFSGFVDMLRLSADEGDYSKPVRCSWRVIGETLAPVRASCGIQIAPWETFADAEPVDYLVVVGGLLHSGPHASEATLQYIRRAASGETTVVGICTGVFALMRAGVLEGHRICVSWFHYWDFIERFPNVNADAIVADRLFAIDRRRITCSGGRASIDVAAAILLRHFDHATVQKALRILLVGEMQKGNAPQPHPPGLEPATHPKVKRAVLLMEQQVGRNVPLEELACKLNLSPRQLERLFKAETGKSPRAFANVLRLRTAAWLLTSSDRTVADIASSCGFSDASHLGREFRKQFGVPPVMFRAQRSGQDATQLADLDALLRNDAALAEPADGIGINASLH, from the coding sequence ATGTCCGACACACTCGCCACCGCCGTTTCTTTCGACGCCGCTCCCAAGGAGCGCATCCGTTTCGGCATCGTGCTGCTGCCGAACTTCACGCTGACCGCGTTCTCCGGTTTCGTCGACATGCTGCGTCTGTCCGCCGATGAAGGCGACTACAGCAAGCCGGTGCGCTGCTCGTGGCGCGTGATCGGCGAAACGCTCGCACCCGTGCGTGCGAGTTGCGGCATTCAGATCGCGCCGTGGGAGACCTTTGCCGACGCCGAGCCAGTCGACTATCTGGTGGTCGTGGGCGGACTGCTCCACTCTGGCCCGCACGCGAGCGAAGCCACGCTGCAGTACATCCGCCGCGCGGCCAGCGGCGAGACGACAGTGGTCGGGATCTGCACGGGCGTGTTCGCACTCATGCGCGCCGGCGTGCTGGAAGGCCACCGTATTTGCGTGAGCTGGTTTCACTATTGGGACTTCATCGAGCGCTTCCCAAACGTCAATGCCGACGCCATCGTTGCCGACCGCCTGTTCGCCATCGACCGCCGCCGCATCACGTGCTCGGGCGGGCGTGCATCGATCGACGTCGCCGCCGCCATTTTGCTGCGCCACTTCGACCACGCGACCGTGCAAAAGGCGCTGCGCATTCTGCTGGTCGGCGAAATGCAGAAGGGCAATGCACCCCAGCCGCACCCGCCAGGCCTCGAACCCGCCACGCACCCGAAGGTCAAGCGCGCCGTGCTGTTGATGGAGCAGCAGGTTGGCCGCAACGTGCCGCTGGAAGAACTGGCCTGCAAGCTGAACCTCTCGCCGCGGCAGCTCGAACGGCTCTTCAAGGCGGAAACCGGCAAGAGCCCGCGCGCGTTCGCCAATGTCCTGCGCCTGCGCACTGCCGCCTGGCTGCTCACGAGTTCGGACCGCACCGTCGCCGATATTGCGTCGAGTTGCGGCTTTTCGGACGCCTCGCATCTGGGCCGCGAGTTCCGCAAGCAGTTCGGTGTGCCGCCCGTCATGTTTCGCGCGCAACGCAGCGGGCAGGACGCCACGCAGTTGGCAGACCTCGATGCGCTGTTGCGCAACGACGCTGCATTGGCCGAACCCGCCGACGGCATCGGCATCAACGCTTCGTTACACTAA
- the purU gene encoding formyltetrahydrofolate deformylase, protein MPTEDPQHRYVLTLSCPAAAGQVAAVAGFLDAHRGYIDELTVFDDDISTRFFLRCVFHEVVQAGAGERFDLASLRDEFASVGRRHEMTWAIHDLRVRPKVLIMVSRLEHCLADLLFRWRMGELQMDIAGIASNHRDFEPLAKQHDLPFHYLPVTPETRREQEAAILDLFDSTGSELLILARYMQILSDETSQKLAGRAINIHHSFLPGFKGARPYHQAHVRGVKLIGATAHFVTDDLDEGPIIEQEVQRVDHSLNPERLLAVGRDVECVTLARAVRVFLERRVFINDGRTVVL, encoded by the coding sequence ATGCCCACCGAAGACCCGCAGCACCGCTATGTGCTCACGCTGTCCTGCCCCGCCGCCGCGGGGCAGGTTGCCGCGGTCGCCGGCTTTCTCGACGCGCACCGCGGCTATATCGACGAACTCACGGTATTCGACGACGACATCAGCACGCGCTTTTTCCTGCGCTGCGTCTTTCACGAGGTCGTGCAGGCTGGCGCGGGCGAGCGCTTCGATCTCGCGAGCCTGCGCGACGAGTTCGCGAGCGTCGGCCGCAGGCACGAGATGACCTGGGCCATCCACGATCTGCGGGTGCGTCCCAAAGTGCTCATCATGGTCTCCAGGCTCGAACACTGTCTTGCCGACCTGTTGTTTCGCTGGCGTATGGGCGAGTTGCAAATGGACATTGCGGGCATTGCCTCGAATCACCGCGATTTCGAACCGCTCGCAAAACAGCACGACCTGCCGTTTCACTATCTTCCCGTTACGCCGGAAACACGCCGCGAACAGGAAGCCGCGATCCTCGACCTGTTCGACTCGACCGGTTCGGAGCTGCTGATTCTGGCGCGCTACATGCAGATTCTTTCCGACGAGACGAGCCAGAAGCTCGCCGGCCGCGCCATCAACATCCACCATTCTTTCCTGCCTGGCTTCAAGGGCGCGCGCCCCTATCACCAGGCGCACGTGCGCGGGGTCAAGCTGATCGGCGCGACGGCTCACTTCGTCACCGACGATCTCGACGAAGGCCCGATCATCGAGCAGGAGGTGCAGCGGGTCGACCACTCGCTGAACCCCGAGCGTCTATTGGCCGTCGGGCGCGACGTGGAATGCGTGACGCTCGCGCGCGCGGTGCGGGTATTTCTCGAGCGCCGGGTCTTCATCAACGACGGGCGCACCGTCGTGCTGTGA
- a CDS encoding murein hydrolase activator EnvC family protein — MSVDSTLVTGQLLRVAPVAGAVAAPSAPACEAQPGGNNAGKHELAWPANGPVLKAYGTDGSRNMVIAVAPGAPVRAARGGRVVYVGSQVKAYGKLIVIKHDSHLLTAYGNTGRVLVREGAVVTRGQVIADVGDQSDENRSLIFEVRQDRVAVDPATFLPACQQAM, encoded by the coding sequence ATGTCCGTCGACTCGACTCTCGTAACGGGTCAACTGTTGCGCGTCGCGCCGGTCGCAGGGGCAGTCGCGGCACCCTCTGCGCCAGCGTGCGAAGCGCAGCCCGGAGGAAACAACGCCGGAAAGCACGAACTCGCGTGGCCGGCGAACGGTCCGGTTCTGAAAGCGTACGGAACGGACGGCTCCAGAAATATGGTGATTGCCGTCGCTCCTGGTGCTCCTGTACGTGCCGCGCGAGGCGGCCGGGTCGTGTACGTCGGTAGCCAGGTCAAGGCGTACGGAAAACTGATCGTGATTAAGCACGATAGTCACCTTCTGACCGCGTATGGCAACACGGGACGAGTCCTTGTCCGGGAAGGTGCTGTCGTCACCAGGGGGCAGGTCATCGCGGATGTGGGCGATCAGTCGGATGAAAACCGCTCACTCATATTCGAGGTTCGGCAGGACCGTGTTGCCGTCGATCCCGCGACATTCCTGCCTGCGTGCCAACAGGCAATGTGA
- a CDS encoding LysE family translocator: MLSLSTIGLMVSGCAIVLLMPGPTNTLLAAAGLRQGLRHSAHLTAAELAGYLVSITVWGLCFTHASHSLSWLPNVLRVASSLYLAWLALRLWFTANSIETSANGVIGMRTLFSATVLNPKAILFAGSIFPPAAFASVIAWLQAMAIFAVLLIPIGLTWIAIGAAPRNGRAPFIRPAFFQRCASVVVGAFSVSLMWALAH, from the coding sequence ATGCTTTCCCTCTCCACCATCGGGCTGATGGTCTCGGGCTGCGCGATCGTGCTGCTCATGCCGGGGCCGACCAACACCCTGCTCGCCGCCGCCGGTTTGAGGCAGGGTCTGCGGCACAGCGCGCATTTGACCGCCGCCGAACTGGCCGGCTACCTGGTGTCGATAACCGTCTGGGGGCTTTGCTTTACCCATGCGTCGCATTCGCTGAGCTGGCTGCCGAACGTTCTGCGCGTGGCCAGCAGCCTTTATCTCGCGTGGCTCGCCTTGCGTCTCTGGTTCACGGCAAACTCGATCGAAACGTCGGCAAACGGCGTGATCGGTATGCGCACGCTGTTCAGCGCCACGGTGCTCAATCCCAAGGCCATTTTGTTCGCCGGATCGATTTTTCCGCCCGCGGCGTTCGCGAGCGTCATTGCGTGGCTCCAGGCCATGGCGATCTTCGCGGTCTTGCTGATCCCCATTGGCCTGACGTGGATCGCCATCGGCGCCGCGCCGCGCAATGGGCGTGCGCCGTTCATTCGTCCGGCGTTCTTTCAGCGTTGCGCGTCCGTCGTAGTGGGCGCCTTTTCCGTGTCGCTCATGTGGGCGCTCGCCCACTGA
- a CDS encoding MerR family transcriptional regulator codes for MTRTRFTLGRLAREAGLSRSSLLHHEALGLLMPVARSTAGYRLYDETQHERLRAICAYRAAGLPLAAIRDILESEGNAAAQILEAHLMALTAEISRLKERQKVIATLLAQPSFRRGGKQRGKNAWVAMLRCAGFDEAEMDRWHAGFEAENPDSHAAFLVSLGLTREEVKAIRRRAKLTGSAATGRAGS; via the coding sequence ATGACACGCACCAGGTTCACTTTAGGACGACTGGCACGCGAGGCAGGACTCTCGCGCTCCTCGCTCCTGCACCACGAAGCGCTCGGCTTGCTGATGCCGGTCGCTCGCAGCACCGCGGGCTACCGGCTCTACGACGAGACACAACACGAGCGCCTGCGCGCAATCTGCGCCTACCGGGCCGCGGGGCTGCCATTGGCCGCAATACGCGACATACTCGAGAGCGAGGGCAACGCCGCGGCACAGATCCTCGAAGCGCATTTAATGGCATTGACGGCGGAGATTTCGCGTCTCAAGGAACGTCAAAAGGTCATTGCAACGTTGCTCGCGCAACCATCGTTTCGCCGGGGTGGCAAGCAACGTGGCAAGAACGCATGGGTTGCGATGCTGCGTTGCGCAGGCTTCGACGAGGCCGAGATGGACAGATGGCATGCCGGGTTCGAGGCGGAAAACCCAGACTCGCACGCAGCGTTTCTGGTTTCGCTCGGGCTGACACGCGAAGAGGTGAAAGCAATCCGCCGGCGCGCGAAACTCACGGGCAGCGCAGCCACAGGCCGCGCAGGCTCGTGA
- the choW gene encoding choline ABC transporter permease subunit gives MSEIIPVGQWVDQSVHYLLDHDANSFDAVGRAIEGFAALVEHGLQAIPMWALMALFIAIGLWRVGWRFAIFATCSLLLIYATGFWDQTVVTLGLTLSSTVISLVIGIPLGIWTAKSKLVQTIVRPILDLMQTMPAFVYLIPAAMLFGLGRVPGILSTVIFAMPPAVRLTSLGIKHVNREIVEAGQAFGCTPWQLLYKVQFPNALPSIMQGVNQTIMMALSMVIIASMVGAGGLGNDVLASIQRLDIGLGFESGLSVVLLAIILDRITESFGRAPGAVKAPLFSGLKHLMRVRPAVVEA, from the coding sequence ATGTCTGAGATCATTCCCGTCGGCCAGTGGGTCGATCAGTCGGTTCACTATCTGCTCGACCACGACGCCAACAGTTTCGACGCCGTCGGCCGGGCGATCGAGGGCTTCGCCGCACTCGTCGAGCACGGCTTGCAGGCCATCCCCATGTGGGCGCTCATGGCGCTCTTCATCGCGATCGGCCTGTGGCGCGTGGGCTGGCGCTTCGCAATCTTTGCAACGTGCTCGCTATTGCTGATCTACGCGACCGGCTTCTGGGATCAGACCGTCGTGACGCTTGGCCTCACGCTCTCATCAACGGTGATCAGCCTCGTGATCGGCATTCCGCTCGGCATCTGGACGGCGAAGAGCAAGCTCGTGCAGACCATCGTGCGGCCCATACTCGATCTGATGCAGACCATGCCGGCCTTCGTCTATCTGATTCCCGCCGCGATGCTGTTTGGCCTTGGCCGCGTGCCCGGCATTCTCTCCACCGTGATTTTCGCCATGCCGCCCGCGGTGCGCCTCACGAGCCTCGGCATCAAGCACGTGAACCGCGAGATCGTGGAAGCCGGGCAGGCGTTCGGCTGCACGCCGTGGCAGTTGCTGTACAAGGTGCAGTTCCCGAATGCGCTGCCCTCCATCATGCAGGGCGTGAACCAGACCATCATGATGGCGCTTTCCATGGTCATCATCGCTTCGATGGTAGGCGCGGGCGGTCTTGGCAACGATGTGCTCGCAAGCATTCAGCGGCTGGATATTGGCCTGGGTTTCGAAAGCGGACTCTCCGTCGTGCTGCTCGCCATCATTCTCGACCGCATCACCGAAAGCTTTGGCCGCGCACCGGGCGCTGTGAAAGCACCGTTGTTCTCGGGGCTCAAGCATCTGATGCGCGTGCGGCCCGCCGTCGTCGAGGCATAA
- a CDS encoding GlxA family transcriptional regulator: protein MTTDIAVPEPETRTASSLRHFGFLTLQNFSMIAFSSAVEVLRMANYVGRADHYRWSIYSLDGAPARASNGITVRPAQALDPACLPDVLIVCGGIRIREIMSEGVRATLAMVAQQGVPLGGICTGAYALMASGLLDGYRCAVHWEDLTVLHEEFPRVRFADELFVVDRDRLTCTGGTAPLDLMLDLVGARLGQSLAAKVSEQFILERIRGSTDLQPIPVDARVGFSRAELVEVVRLMEANIKEPLSLEELARLVRLSQRHLQRMFKAYLNVSPTHYYLTLRLKRARELLRTTDTSISHVTAICGFNSPCHFSKAYRVQFGHAPSHERRGAE, encoded by the coding sequence GTGACGACCGACATCGCCGTGCCCGAGCCCGAAACGCGCACGGCATCGTCTCTCAGGCATTTCGGTTTCCTGACCTTGCAGAACTTCTCGATGATCGCGTTTTCGAGCGCGGTCGAGGTTCTGCGCATGGCGAACTACGTGGGGCGCGCCGACCATTACCGCTGGTCGATCTACTCGCTCGACGGCGCACCGGCCCGTGCAAGCAACGGCATCACGGTGCGCCCCGCGCAAGCGCTCGACCCGGCGTGCCTGCCCGACGTGCTGATCGTGTGCGGCGGCATTCGCATTCGCGAGATCATGAGCGAAGGCGTGCGCGCCACGCTCGCCATGGTGGCGCAGCAGGGCGTGCCGCTTGGCGGCATCTGCACCGGCGCTTACGCGCTGATGGCGAGCGGGTTGCTGGACGGTTATCGCTGCGCCGTGCATTGGGAGGATCTCACGGTCCTGCACGAAGAGTTTCCGCGCGTGCGCTTCGCCGATGAGTTGTTCGTCGTCGATCGCGACCGCCTTACCTGCACGGGCGGCACCGCGCCGCTCGACCTGATGCTCGATCTCGTTGGCGCACGCCTTGGGCAAAGTCTTGCCGCCAAGGTGTCCGAACAGTTCATCCTCGAACGCATTCGCGGCTCGACCGATCTGCAGCCCATACCCGTCGATGCGCGCGTGGGCTTTTCGCGCGCCGAACTGGTGGAGGTCGTGCGGCTGATGGAGGCGAATATCAAGGAGCCGCTCTCGCTGGAGGAACTGGCGCGCCTCGTGCGGCTTTCGCAACGGCATTTGCAGCGGATGTTCAAGGCGTATCTGAACGTCTCGCCAACTCATTACTACCTCACGTTGCGCCTGAAGCGCGCGCGTGAATTGCTGCGCACGACCGATACCTCGATCTCGCATGTGACGGCAATTTGTGGGTTCAATTCACCGTGCCACTTCAGCAAGGCGTACCGGGTGCAGTTCGGACATGCGCCAAGCCATGAGCGGCGCGGGGCGGAATGA
- a CDS encoding NAD(P)/FAD-dependent oxidoreductase, translating to MTPSTRREAVDVAIIGAGPSGAVAAALLRKAGRSVLVLERQHFPRFSIGESLLPQSMAYLEEAGMLQAVVEAGFQYKNGAHFVWRDQGTSYDFRDKHSAGWGTTYQVERAKFDELLINCAAQQGAEVRFGHTVVAMRTGDAPMLEVVDESEARYEVHARFVLDASGFGRVLPRLLNLEAPTGLPTRAAIFSHVRDGLPLDAFDRNKICIATHPERRDVWFWMIPLAGGRSSVGCVADAAFLDVPQAEREARLRALIRKEPTLNRLIGDAPFLMPVNQIGGYSANVERLHGPGYALLGNAGEFLDPVFSSGVTIALRSAHLAAKVLERALGGAAVDWQTEYDVPLRKGIDTFRAFVERWYTGELQDIIYYPRQTPLIRRMISSVLAGYAWDESNPYVADPVRRLNVLHEACMRSM from the coding sequence ATGACCCCATCCACGCGACGCGAAGCCGTCGATGTGGCGATCATCGGCGCGGGCCCCTCGGGCGCGGTAGCGGCGGCGTTATTGCGCAAGGCCGGGCGTTCGGTGCTCGTGCTGGAGCGCCAGCATTTCCCGCGCTTTTCGATTGGCGAGAGCCTCCTGCCGCAAAGCATGGCGTACCTCGAAGAGGCCGGCATGTTGCAGGCGGTAGTGGAAGCTGGCTTTCAGTACAAGAACGGCGCGCATTTCGTATGGCGCGATCAGGGGACGTCGTACGACTTTCGTGACAAGCATTCGGCGGGCTGGGGCACGACATACCAGGTGGAGCGTGCGAAATTCGACGAGCTGCTGATCAACTGTGCCGCGCAGCAGGGCGCAGAAGTGCGCTTCGGTCACACCGTGGTCGCCATGCGCACGGGCGACGCGCCGATGCTGGAAGTCGTCGACGAAAGCGAGGCGCGCTATGAAGTGCACGCGCGTTTCGTGCTCGACGCGAGCGGCTTTGGCCGCGTGCTGCCGCGCCTCCTGAATCTGGAGGCGCCAACCGGTCTGCCCACGCGTGCCGCGATCTTCAGTCATGTGCGCGACGGCCTGCCGCTGGACGCCTTCGATCGCAACAAGATTTGCATCGCGACGCACCCCGAGCGCCGCGACGTATGGTTCTGGATGATCCCGCTCGCGGGCGGCCGCTCGTCGGTTGGCTGCGTCGCCGACGCCGCTTTCCTCGACGTGCCCCAGGCGGAACGCGAGGCGCGGCTGCGCGCGCTCATTCGCAAGGAGCCGACCCTGAACCGCCTGATCGGCGACGCACCGTTTCTCATGCCCGTGAACCAGATCGGCGGCTATTCGGCCAACGTGGAACGACTGCATGGGCCAGGCTATGCGCTGCTCGGTAACGCTGGCGAGTTTCTCGATCCGGTGTTTTCTTCGGGTGTCACGATAGCGCTGCGTTCGGCGCATCTGGCCGCGAAGGTGCTCGAGCGCGCGCTCGGCGGCGCGGCGGTGGACTGGCAGACTGAATACGACGTGCCGCTGCGCAAGGGTATCGACACATTCCGAGCGTTCGTCGAGCGCTGGTACACGGGCGAGTTGCAGGACATCATTTACTACCCGCGCCAGACGCCCTTGATCCGTCGGATGATTAGCTCGGTACTGGCGGGCTACGCGTGGGACGAGAGCAATCCTTACGTGGCGGACCCGGTGCGCAGGCTCAATGTGCTGCATGAGGCGTGCATGCGGTCCATGTAG
- a CDS encoding glycine betaine ABC transporter substrate-binding protein, with translation MKRAGKFFWTGVLSAMVSMSAPAFADGKPTLKIGYVEGWDDSVATSNVAARIIEKRYGYPVQLVPVAAGIMWQGVARGDLDATLSAWLPVTQGAYWAQFKDKVVDLGTNFPGAKIGLVVPDYVSAKSIADLNADKSAFGGRIVGIDAGAGVMRKTDEAVKQYDLSYSVMPSSGSAMTAELARSVGSKKPVIVTGWTPHWMFAKYKLRFLDDPKNVYGAAEHVDNVANPELEKKAPQVVAFLKNFQWKPGEIDSVMLAIQNGEKPDAAADTWIAAHGDRVNAWAATQ, from the coding sequence ATGAAGCGGGCTGGAAAATTTTTTTGGACCGGTGTGTTATCGGCGATGGTGAGCATGAGCGCCCCGGCGTTTGCCGACGGCAAGCCAACCTTGAAGATCGGTTATGTCGAAGGCTGGGACGACAGCGTGGCGACTTCGAACGTGGCCGCGCGCATCATCGAGAAGCGCTATGGCTATCCGGTGCAGCTCGTGCCCGTCGCCGCCGGCATCATGTGGCAGGGCGTGGCGCGCGGCGATCTCGACGCGACGCTTTCCGCCTGGCTGCCCGTCACACAGGGCGCGTACTGGGCGCAATTCAAGGACAAGGTGGTCGATCTCGGCACGAACTTCCCGGGCGCGAAGATCGGCCTCGTGGTGCCTGACTACGTGAGTGCGAAGAGCATTGCCGATCTCAACGCGGACAAGTCGGCGTTCGGCGGACGCATCGTCGGCATCGACGCGGGCGCGGGCGTGATGCGCAAGACCGACGAGGCGGTCAAGCAATATGACCTCAGCTACAGCGTGATGCCCAGTTCGGGCAGCGCGATGACGGCTGAGCTGGCGCGCTCCGTGGGTTCGAAAAAGCCTGTGATCGTCACGGGCTGGACCCCGCACTGGATGTTCGCCAAGTACAAGCTGCGCTTCCTCGACGATCCGAAGAACGTGTACGGCGCAGCCGAACACGTGGACAACGTGGCCAACCCCGAACTGGAGAAGAAGGCTCCGCAGGTGGTGGCGTTCCTGAAGAACTTTCAGTGGAAACCGGGCGAGATCGACAGCGTGATGCTGGCGATCCAGAACGGTGAGAAGCCCGACGCCGCCGCCGACACGTGGATCGCCGCGCACGGCGACCGCGTGAATGCGTGGGCGGCCACGCAGTAA
- a CDS encoding plasmid fertility inhibition factor family protein, which produces MESYLGVRASAWNGQRGALFRVHTSVADVYLSVSRSNYGNEERAVVEVDCARLLRLWRDAPRCEHAGLANLAILASGNPQTWRAHPRFELAAEGFSFGEHDPVPLAEVSCQASAVVPYVTFTDGVMRTLWLAAYAAKSFPVECGVHEAEALQRLAGSAGSRWRSVAELVPPQAA; this is translated from the coding sequence ATGGAGAGTTACCTGGGTGTGCGGGCGAGCGCGTGGAATGGGCAGCGTGGCGCGCTTTTTCGCGTGCATACGTCGGTCGCCGACGTGTATCTGTCGGTGAGCCGCTCGAACTACGGCAACGAGGAACGGGCCGTGGTCGAAGTGGACTGCGCGCGCCTGCTCAGGCTATGGCGGGACGCGCCGCGCTGCGAGCACGCGGGGCTGGCAAATCTGGCAATTCTGGCAAGTGGAAATCCGCAGACATGGCGAGCGCACCCGCGCTTCGAACTGGCCGCCGAGGGCTTCAGTTTCGGCGAGCACGACCCCGTGCCGCTTGCTGAGGTCAGCTGCCAGGCGAGCGCCGTTGTGCCGTACGTTACGTTCACGGATGGCGTGATGCGGACCCTCTGGCTTGCCGCGTACGCAGCGAAGTCTTTTCCGGTGGAGTGCGGCGTGCACGAAGCCGAAGCGCTGCAGCGCCTCGCTGGATCGGCCGGCAGCCGCTGGCGCAGCGTCGCCGAACTCGTTCCGCCACAGGCGGCTTGA
- a CDS encoding ester cyclase, with the protein MHETSGIVRAFIEEVLNQGQIDAADRYFWEDMVEQVPFPGQGPGIEGLKDVVRGMRAAFPDMHWRVEEQLTEGDRVLTRFEWTGTHKGAFLGVDATGRSIKVWGMVIDRFQEDRIKETRLIMDTLGLMIQLGAVRPPGQ; encoded by the coding sequence ATGCATGAGACAAGCGGTATAGTTCGCGCGTTTATCGAGGAAGTCCTCAATCAAGGGCAGATCGACGCCGCCGACCGGTATTTCTGGGAGGACATGGTCGAGCAGGTGCCGTTCCCCGGGCAGGGTCCGGGAATCGAGGGCCTCAAGGATGTCGTGCGAGGGATGCGAGCCGCGTTCCCGGACATGCATTGGCGCGTCGAGGAACAACTCACCGAGGGTGACCGCGTGCTGACCCGCTTCGAGTGGACGGGCACGCACAAGGGAGCGTTCCTCGGCGTGGACGCTACGGGACGCTCCATCAAGGTATGGGGCATGGTCATCGACCGCTTTCAGGAAGACAGGATCAAGGAAACGCGCCTCATCATGGACACACTCGGGTTGATGATCCAGCTAGGCGCGGTTCGTCCACCGGGCCAATGA